The following proteins are co-located in the Agromyces laixinhei genome:
- a CDS encoding FtsW/RodA/SpoVE family cell cycle protein, with product MPQKLRHLEFWLLLAACFINAVAIVLVQFGALGRVDTQLVLLGAGLSLLVFGLHVAMRFVARDADPFLLPIATLLNGLGIAMIYRIDIAEGDSGWESAAVRQIAWSAIAIVCAIATILVIRNHRVLFRYTYLAGLAAIVLLLLPLVPGLGREVSGARVWIGFGDVATFQPGEIAKIALAVFFAGYLVRNRDSLSMVGTKFLGMKFPRARDLGPLLIVWALSMAVIVFQRDLGTALLYFGLFLVMLYVATSRISWVVLGMSLFIGGAIIASQTLDYVGNRFANWLDPFAPERFDQEFGGSYQLVQGLFGLANGGLVGTGWGQGRPDLTPVPQSDYIIASLGEELGLAGVFAILALYLLFVARGFRIGFAGQDDFGKLLGVGLAFVVALQVFIVVGGVTRVIPLTGLTTPFLAAGGSSLVANWIIVALLLRLSDTVRNHPRLVIDG from the coding sequence ATGCCGCAGAAGCTGCGCCACCTCGAGTTCTGGCTGCTGCTCGCGGCGTGCTTCATCAACGCCGTGGCGATCGTGCTCGTGCAGTTCGGGGCGCTCGGCCGCGTCGACACGCAGCTCGTGCTGCTCGGCGCCGGCCTCTCACTGCTCGTGTTCGGGCTGCACGTCGCGATGCGGTTCGTGGCCCGCGACGCCGACCCGTTCCTGCTGCCGATCGCGACGCTGCTGAACGGGCTGGGCATCGCGATGATCTACCGCATCGACATCGCCGAGGGTGATTCGGGCTGGGAGAGCGCGGCGGTGCGTCAGATCGCCTGGAGCGCGATCGCGATCGTGTGCGCGATCGCGACGATCCTCGTGATCCGAAACCACCGGGTCCTCTTCCGCTACACCTACCTCGCCGGACTCGCGGCGATCGTGCTGCTGCTGCTGCCGCTCGTTCCGGGCCTCGGGCGCGAGGTGTCGGGGGCCCGCGTCTGGATCGGCTTCGGCGACGTCGCGACCTTCCAGCCGGGCGAGATCGCGAAGATCGCGCTGGCCGTCTTCTTCGCCGGCTATCTCGTGCGCAATCGCGACTCGCTGTCGATGGTCGGCACGAAGTTCCTCGGCATGAAGTTCCCCCGCGCGCGCGATCTCGGGCCGCTCCTCATCGTGTGGGCGCTGTCGATGGCCGTCATCGTCTTCCAGCGCGACCTCGGCACCGCCCTGCTCTACTTCGGGCTCTTCCTCGTGATGCTCTACGTCGCGACGAGTCGCATCTCGTGGGTCGTGCTCGGCATGAGCCTCTTCATCGGCGGCGCGATCATCGCGAGCCAGACACTCGACTACGTCGGCAACCGCTTCGCGAACTGGCTCGACCCGTTCGCCCCCGAGCGGTTCGACCAGGAGTTCGGCGGCAGTTACCAACTCGTGCAAGGGCTGTTCGGACTCGCGAACGGCGGCCTCGTCGGCACGGGCTGGGGCCAGGGCCGCCCCGACCTCACCCCGGTGCCGCAGAGCGACTACATCATCGCGAGCCTCGGCGAAGAACTCGGCCTCGCCGGCGTCTTCGCGATCCTCGCCCTCTACCTGCTCTTCGTGGCCCGCGGGTTCCGCATCGGCTTCGCCGGCCAGGACGACTTCGGCAAGCTGCTCGGCGTCGGGCTCGCGTTCGTCGTCGCCCTCCAGGTCTTCATCGTCGTCGGCGGCGTCACGCGGGTCATCCCGCTGACGGGGCTCACGACCCCGTTCCTCGCCGCCGGCGGTTCGTCGCTCGTGGCCAACTGGATCATCGTGGCCCTCCTCCTCCGACTGTCCGATACGGTTCGCAACCATCCGAGGCTGGTGATCGACGGATGA
- a CDS encoding peptidoglycan D,D-transpeptidase FtsI family protein, whose protein sequence is MNRELKRVSIVAFLMFLTLLVSSTIIQYVQAEALSADPRNSRTLYESYSVERGPILVGGEPIAFSQPSDDDYRFQRIYANGPLYAPITGYIPVNGEATGLERSLNDELSGQSSSQFFDSLNRLISGQDPMGASVEVAIDPVAQQAAWDALGDYSGAVYVSEPSTGRIIAMVTKPTFDPNTLAVHDSAQVTATYEGLLADPGDPLFNRATGGDMNPPGSVFKLVTTAAALESGRYTPESQLPNPGTFTLPGTNSVVRNTEGGNCGGGATVSLATALRLSCNIPFAELGIELGDAAIREQAEKFGFNSEFLIPTTTEPSVYPRVLDDAQTALSAFGQYEVRTTPMQMAMVSAAIANGGIVMNPNLVDQVTAPDFTPLQEFAPDEFGRAISEETASTMVEMMVNGVENGAASNARIDGVSVAGKTGTAENGESDPYTLWFTGFAPADNPQYAITVLIEDGGGLGQEGYGNLIAAPVAKQVLEAVLNK, encoded by the coding sequence ATGAATCGAGAACTCAAGCGCGTCTCCATCGTCGCCTTCCTCATGTTCCTCACCCTGCTCGTCTCGTCGACGATCATCCAGTACGTGCAGGCCGAGGCCCTCTCCGCCGATCCTCGCAACTCGCGCACGCTGTACGAGAGCTATTCGGTCGAGCGCGGCCCGATCCTCGTCGGCGGCGAACCGATCGCCTTCTCGCAGCCCTCAGACGACGACTACCGGTTCCAGCGCATCTACGCCAACGGTCCGCTGTACGCGCCGATCACCGGCTACATCCCCGTCAACGGCGAGGCGACGGGCCTCGAGCGCTCGCTCAACGACGAGCTCAGCGGCCAGTCGTCGAGTCAGTTCTTCGACTCCCTGAACCGACTCATCTCCGGGCAGGACCCGATGGGGGCATCCGTCGAGGTCGCGATCGACCCGGTCGCACAGCAGGCCGCATGGGACGCCCTCGGCGACTACTCCGGCGCGGTCTACGTCTCGGAGCCGTCGACCGGCCGGATCATCGCGATGGTCACCAAGCCGACCTTCGACCCGAACACCCTCGCGGTGCACGACAGCGCACAGGTGACCGCGACCTACGAGGGCCTCCTCGCCGATCCGGGTGATCCGCTCTTCAACCGCGCGACCGGCGGCGACATGAACCCGCCCGGCTCCGTGTTCAAGCTCGTCACCACGGCGGCGGCGCTCGAATCGGGCCGGTACACGCCGGAGAGCCAGTTGCCGAACCCCGGCACGTTCACGCTGCCGGGCACGAATTCCGTCGTGCGCAACACCGAGGGCGGCAACTGCGGCGGCGGCGCGACCGTCAGCCTCGCGACGGCCCTCCGACTCTCCTGCAACATCCCGTTCGCCGAACTCGGCATCGAACTCGGCGACGCCGCCATTCGCGAGCAGGCCGAGAAGTTCGGATTCAACAGCGAGTTCCTGATCCCGACGACCACCGAGCCGAGCGTGTACCCGCGGGTGCTCGACGACGCGCAGACGGCACTGTCGGCCTTCGGCCAGTACGAGGTGCGCACCACCCCCATGCAGATGGCGATGGTGTCGGCGGCGATCGCGAACGGCGGCATCGTGATGAACCCGAACCTCGTCGATCAGGTCACCGCCCCCGACTTCACACCGTTGCAGGAATTCGCGCCCGACGAGTTCGGGCGGGCGATCAGCGAGGAGACGGCGAGCACGATGGTGGAGATGATGGTCAACGGCGTCGAGAACGGGGCCGCGAGTAATGCAAGAATAGACGGCGTCAGCGTGGCCGGTAAAACGGGTACGGCGGAGAACGGCGAGAGTGACCCCTACACTCTCTGGTTCACCGGGTTTGCTCCCGCCGACAATCCTCAGTATGCAATCACGGTACTCATCGAGGATGGCGGGGGATTGGGTCAGGAGGGGTACGGCAATCTCATCGCCGCACCCGTCGCAAAGCAGGTACTAGAGGCGGTGCTGAACAAATGA
- a CDS encoding protein kinase domain-containing protein → MRPSAGLTFGGRYELQSRIAIGGMGEVWQATDLVIGRQVAIKILKDEYLGDPGFLERFRAEARHAALVNHEGIANVFDYGEEDGSAYLVMELVPGEALSTILEREHVLSTDKVLDIVAQTAAALQAAHAAGLVHRDIKPGNLLITPDGRVKITDFGIARIADQVPLTATGQVMGTVQYLSPEQASGHPASPTTDIYSLGIVAYESLAGRRPFTGESQVAIAMAQINETPPDLPVTVSEPVRNLVYACIAKNPADRPQSAAHLARAATALRRGDVQAAAAAVPAVLGAAGLTAATMLMPQSGATAATTVMPSAAGVPADDEEPVEEKKKRSRWTWPLIVLIALLAIVLIGTIIALALNGGAKEAPSTTPTTPPSTSSTPPPSSAPPTSAAPTTAQVNRENYLGLSVDEARAQLEALGMVVNAVEGNPAATPDEAGLVYDVNPTGNMDLGSEVTITYYASPVPPSAPSAPPTVDPAEVDAGALVKVTWPAQSCPSGQTLSGYEVAVTGDATPPSPVGANTTTVNVQAGTQPFDVTFRYFCGQIDSPYSPAAAVTIAP, encoded by the coding sequence ATGAGACCGAGCGCAGGGCTCACCTTCGGAGGGCGCTACGAACTGCAATCCCGCATCGCGATCGGCGGGATGGGCGAGGTGTGGCAGGCCACAGACCTCGTCATCGGCCGTCAAGTCGCGATCAAGATCCTCAAAGACGAGTATCTCGGCGATCCGGGCTTCCTCGAGCGCTTCCGCGCCGAGGCCCGTCATGCCGCGCTGGTCAACCACGAGGGCATCGCCAACGTCTTCGACTACGGCGAGGAGGACGGCAGCGCCTACCTCGTCATGGAACTCGTGCCCGGCGAGGCGCTGTCGACGATCCTCGAGCGAGAGCACGTGCTCTCGACCGACAAGGTGCTCGACATCGTCGCGCAGACCGCAGCGGCCCTGCAGGCCGCGCACGCGGCCGGCCTGGTGCACCGCGACATCAAGCCCGGCAACCTGCTCATCACACCCGACGGCCGGGTCAAGATCACCGACTTCGGCATCGCGCGCATCGCCGACCAGGTGCCGCTGACGGCCACCGGCCAGGTCATGGGCACCGTGCAGTACCTCTCGCCCGAACAGGCGTCAGGTCACCCCGCGTCGCCGACGACCGACATCTACTCGCTCGGCATCGTCGCGTACGAGTCGCTCGCCGGCCGCCGCCCGTTCACGGGTGAGTCGCAGGTCGCGATCGCGATGGCGCAGATCAACGAGACCCCTCCCGATCTGCCGGTCACGGTCTCCGAGCCCGTGCGCAACCTCGTCTACGCCTGCATCGCGAAGAACCCCGCCGACCGCCCGCAGTCGGCCGCGCATCTGGCCCGCGCCGCCACGGCGCTGCGTCGGGGCGACGTGCAGGCGGCGGCCGCGGCGGTGCCGGCGGTGCTCGGCGCTGCCGGTCTCACCGCTGCGACGATGCTCATGCCGCAGTCCGGCGCCACCGCCGCGACCACGGTGATGCCGTCGGCCGCCGGAGTGCCGGCCGACGATGAAGAGCCGGTCGAAGAGAAGAAGAAGCGCAGCCGCTGGACGTGGCCGCTCATCGTACTCATCGCGCTGCTCGCGATCGTGCTCATCGGCACGATCATCGCCCTTGCACTGAACGGCGGGGCGAAGGAAGCGCCGTCCACAACTCCCACGACGCCGCCTTCGACCTCGAGCACGCCGCCGCCGTCGAGCGCCCCGCCCACCAGCGCGGCCCCGACGACCGCCCAGGTCAACCGTGAGAACTACCTCGGTCTCTCGGTCGATGAGGCGCGGGCGCAGCTCGAGGCGCTCGGCATGGTCGTCAATGCGGTGGAAGGCAACCCCGCTGCGACGCCAGACGAGGCAGGCCTCGTCTACGACGTCAACCCGACGGGCAACATGGATCTCGGCTCCGAGGTGACGATCACGTACTACGCGAGCCCGGTGCCGCCGAGCGCACCGAGCGCACCGCCCACGGTCGACCCGGCCGAGGTCGACGCCGGCGCTCTCGTGAAGGTCACGTGGCCTGCGCAGTCGTGCCCGAGCGGGCAGACGCTGAGCGGCTACGAGGTCGCCGTCACGGGCGACGCGACCCCGCCGAGCCCGGTCGGCGCGAACACGACGACGGTCAACGTGCAGGCAGGCACGCAGCCGTTCGATGTCACCTTCCGGTACTTCTGCGGCCAGATCGATTCGCCGTACTCACCGGCCGCTGCTGTGACGATCGCGCCGTAG
- the pknB gene encoding Stk1 family PASTA domain-containing Ser/Thr kinase, translating into MSDVHVGTDTRLGRQVAIKLLKPQLATDPAFRMRFRQEAQSAARMAHPTIVRVFDAGEETVVDGAGQEVQLPFIVMEFVEGRLLKDIIHDGPLEPSAAVRVIDGVLTALEYSHRAGVVHRDIKPGNIMITTTGQVKVMDFGIARAVSDSSTTVAQTTAILGTASYFSPEQAKGETVDARTDLYSAGVVLFEMLTGRPPFRGDTPVAVAYQHVSERPVKPSVINPKVSPALDTVVLHALAKDRDQRYQTAAEFRNDVDTAASGRVPVHREPDQATLLFGAPTSSLSSSELALRQLAEDETMTRTQRRPPAIWIWSGIVGVIVIVIAVMYWAFNLQPTTEIPPNVREIPVMTGFTYEEAVEALQELGLPATAIETTDDAVPADQVIRTDPAAGEIVDAGTAVTVYVSTGKQAVTVPDVQNKTLEQAKADLTALGLVPGVENRESSPTVAGDTVLGTSPEAGASVEAGSTVDFRISSGMVTLTDVTGQTLAAATSYLAAENLQLTAVPKPDGSCASEPGSPVTQQSMPPGDVPQHSTVELTYCAG; encoded by the coding sequence ATGTCCGATGTGCACGTCGGCACCGATACGCGGCTCGGGCGTCAGGTCGCGATCAAGCTGCTGAAGCCGCAACTCGCGACCGACCCGGCCTTCCGCATGCGGTTCCGTCAGGAGGCACAGTCGGCGGCGCGCATGGCGCACCCGACCATCGTGCGCGTCTTCGACGCCGGTGAGGAGACCGTCGTCGATGGGGCCGGGCAAGAGGTGCAGCTTCCCTTCATCGTCATGGAGTTCGTCGAGGGGCGCCTGCTGAAGGACATCATCCACGACGGACCGCTCGAGCCTTCCGCTGCGGTGCGCGTCATCGACGGCGTGCTCACAGCGCTCGAGTACTCGCACCGGGCCGGCGTCGTGCACCGCGACATCAAGCCCGGCAACATCATGATCACCACCACCGGTCAGGTGAAGGTCATGGACTTCGGCATCGCGCGGGCCGTCTCCGACTCGTCCACGACGGTCGCGCAGACCACCGCGATCCTCGGAACCGCTTCCTACTTCTCACCCGAGCAGGCCAAGGGCGAGACCGTCGACGCGCGAACCGACCTCTACTCCGCCGGCGTGGTGCTCTTCGAGATGCTCACGGGTCGCCCGCCGTTCCGCGGCGACACGCCGGTTGCCGTCGCATATCAGCACGTGAGCGAGCGGCCGGTCAAGCCGAGCGTCATCAACCCGAAGGTCTCGCCGGCACTCGACACCGTCGTGCTGCACGCCCTCGCGAAGGATCGCGACCAGCGCTACCAGACTGCGGCGGAGTTCCGGAACGACGTCGACACCGCGGCATCCGGGCGGGTACCGGTGCATCGCGAGCCCGACCAGGCGACCCTGCTCTTCGGCGCGCCCACCTCCTCGCTCTCGAGCTCCGAGCTGGCGCTGCGCCAGCTCGCCGAAGACGAGACCATGACGAGAACCCAGCGCCGTCCTCCGGCGATCTGGATCTGGTCGGGCATCGTCGGCGTCATCGTGATCGTCATCGCCGTCATGTACTGGGCATTCAATCTTCAGCCGACGACCGAGATCCCGCCGAATGTGCGCGAGATCCCGGTGATGACCGGCTTCACCTACGAAGAGGCGGTCGAAGCACTCCAAGAACTCGGGCTGCCCGCCACCGCCATCGAGACGACCGACGACGCCGTTCCGGCCGACCAGGTGATCCGCACCGATCCTGCTGCGGGCGAGATCGTCGACGCCGGCACCGCGGTGACGGTGTACGTCTCCACCGGCAAGCAGGCCGTCACCGTACCCGACGTACAGAACAAGACGCTCGAGCAGGCGAAGGCCGATCTGACCGCCCTCGGACTGGTGCCGGGGGTCGAGAACCGCGAGTCGTCGCCGACCGTGGCGGGCGACACCGTGCTCGGCACGAGTCCCGAGGCCGGCGCGTCGGTCGAGGCCGGGTCGACGGTCGATTTCCGCATCTCGAGCGGCATGGTCACCCTCACGGATGTCACGGGCCAGACGCTCGCCGCCGCAACCTCCTACCTCGCCGCAGAGAACCTGCAGCTCACGGCCGTTCCGAAGCCCGACGGCTCGTGCGCCTCCGAACCCGGTTCTCCCGTGACCCAGCAATCGATGCCGCCCGGAGACGTGCCACAGCACTCCACGGTCGAACTCACCTACTGCGCCGGGTAG
- a CDS encoding anthranilate synthase component II: protein MEHTTIRVLVIDNYDSFVYTLNGYLQELGAETEVVRNDSFGIDEVASRIAEYDAVLISPGPGKPADAGVSIPVVEAALVSGQPILGVCLGHQAIAEAFGGVVTNAEELMHGKTSVITHDGSDFYDGVPQPFTATRYHSLAVVDGTVPDDLVVTSRTQGGVIMGLRHESLPILGVQFHPESVLTEGGYRMLGNWLAVAGLPEARERAVGLSPLVRATAIA from the coding sequence ATGGAACACACGACGATCCGCGTTCTCGTCATCGACAACTACGACAGCTTCGTCTACACCCTGAACGGGTACCTGCAGGAGCTCGGTGCCGAGACCGAGGTCGTGCGCAACGACTCGTTCGGGATCGACGAGGTGGCCTCGCGCATCGCCGAGTACGACGCGGTGCTCATCTCGCCCGGGCCCGGCAAGCCGGCGGATGCCGGTGTGTCGATCCCGGTCGTCGAGGCGGCCCTCGTATCGGGGCAGCCGATCCTCGGAGTCTGCCTCGGCCACCAGGCGATCGCCGAGGCGTTCGGCGGGGTCGTGACGAACGCCGAAGAACTCATGCACGGCAAGACCTCCGTCATCACCCACGACGGCAGCGACTTCTACGACGGGGTTCCGCAGCCGTTCACTGCAACGCGCTATCACTCGCTCGCTGTCGTCGACGGCACCGTGCCCGACGACCTCGTCGTGACGAGCCGCACCCAGGGCGGCGTGATCATGGGCCTGCGGCACGAGAGCCTTCCGATCCTCGGGGTGCAGTTCCACCCGGAATCGGTGCTCACCGAGGGCGGCTACCGCATGCTCGGCAACTGGCTCGCGGTCGCGGGGCTGCCCGAAGCACGCGAACGCGCCGTCGGCCTGAGCCCGCTCGTGCGGGCGACCGCGATCGCCTGA
- a CDS encoding DUF4175 domain-containing protein — MYGALWRVLPGPVWLRIILMLLLVAAAVFALFTWVFPWVDGILNPINVTVE; from the coding sequence ATGTACGGTGCACTCTGGAGGGTCCTGCCCGGACCCGTGTGGCTGCGGATCATCCTGATGCTGCTGCTCGTCGCGGCGGCCGTGTTCGCGCTGTTCACCTGGGTCTTCCCGTGGGTCGATGGCATTCTGAATCCGATCAACGTCACGGTGGAGTGA
- a CDS encoding class E sortase: protein MPESQPESRRARRDSVARRPRVSVVGVLGELLLTAGAVILLFLGWQLWWNDAIMAGQQSSAASELSSRWQEEARASQGETPPPVPADYGDPVVDATEYDDSEAFAVMYVPRFGEDSQRNIAEGYGLDVLNSFDLGVGHYPQTQMPGEVGNFAIAAHRSAYGGGMHEIEQLQLGDAIYIQTKDGWYTYRFRDFEYVTPETVDVLAPVPHHPDLAPTDRIVTLTSCNPLYSTAERIIAYGVLESWQPSAAGAPAEIAPIVATWGS, encoded by the coding sequence ATGCCCGAGTCCCAACCCGAATCGCGGCGTGCGCGGCGAGACTCGGTTGCTCGGCGCCCACGCGTGAGCGTCGTCGGCGTGCTCGGTGAACTGCTCCTCACCGCGGGTGCGGTGATCCTGCTGTTCCTCGGCTGGCAGCTGTGGTGGAACGACGCGATCATGGCCGGACAGCAGTCGTCCGCCGCATCCGAACTCAGCAGTCGATGGCAGGAGGAGGCGCGCGCGAGCCAGGGGGAGACGCCCCCTCCGGTGCCGGCCGACTACGGCGATCCCGTCGTCGACGCGACCGAGTACGACGACAGCGAGGCCTTCGCGGTCATGTACGTGCCGCGATTCGGCGAGGATTCGCAGCGCAACATCGCCGAGGGCTACGGGCTCGACGTGCTCAACAGTTTCGACCTGGGCGTCGGGCACTACCCGCAGACGCAGATGCCCGGCGAGGTCGGCAACTTCGCGATCGCCGCGCACCGCAGCGCCTACGGGGGCGGCATGCACGAGATCGAGCAACTGCAGCTCGGTGACGCGATCTACATCCAGACCAAAGACGGCTGGTACACCTACCGGTTCCGCGATTTCGAGTACGTGACGCCCGAGACCGTCGATGTGCTGGCCCCAGTGCCGCATCACCCCGACCTGGCGCCGACCGACCGCATCGTCACGCTCACGAGCTGCAACCCGCTGTACTCGACCGCCGAGCGCATCATCGCGTACGGCGTGCTCGAGTCATGGCAACCGAGTGCGGCCGGCGCGCCGGCCGAGATCGCGCCGATCGTGGCGACCTGGGGGAGCTGA
- a CDS encoding cell division protein CrgA, producing MARTKSSKPATAESTSREDAPNPVWFKPVMFGFMLIGLAWIIVFYVSQGAFPIAELGSWNILIGFGIAFIGFLMTTRWR from the coding sequence ATGGCACGTACGAAATCATCGAAGCCCGCGACCGCAGAGTCGACGAGCCGCGAAGACGCTCCGAATCCGGTCTGGTTCAAGCCCGTCATGTTCGGCTTCATGCTCATCGGACTCGCCTGGATCATCGTGTTCTACGTGAGCCAGGGTGCCTTCCCGATCGCCGAACTCGGATCGTGGAACATCCTCATCGGCTTCGGCATCGCCTTCATCGGCTTCCTCATGACCACACGCTGGCGATAA
- a CDS encoding rhomboid family intramembrane serine protease: MTRARSAAGRGAPVVTYALIGISVAVYLLQMIPGLGVTDSIRYAGVFSHPGALEPWRMMTSVFAHGSILHLLLNMYTLWIFGQLLEGLLGRWRYLSLYLLAGFAGSVGVLWLAPPNVPVVGASGAIFGLMGAFLVIQRRLGGQATQLFVLLGINLVIGFIPGMNVAWQAHLGGLVAGALIGLIMVETRKRSQQSLQTWLLVAVGVVLVLLSLRYVFFPIA; the protein is encoded by the coding sequence TTGACGCGCGCGCGATCGGCAGCGGGCCGCGGAGCCCCCGTCGTCACCTATGCCCTCATCGGAATATCCGTCGCGGTCTACCTTCTGCAGATGATTCCGGGCCTCGGCGTCACTGATTCCATCCGGTACGCGGGCGTCTTCTCGCATCCGGGAGCGCTCGAGCCCTGGCGCATGATGACCTCGGTGTTCGCACACGGAAGCATCCTGCACCTGTTGCTCAACATGTACACCCTGTGGATCTTCGGACAGCTGCTCGAAGGCCTGCTCGGTCGGTGGCGCTATCTCTCGCTCTACCTCCTCGCCGGGTTCGCCGGCTCGGTGGGCGTGCTCTGGCTCGCCCCGCCGAATGTGCCGGTCGTCGGTGCATCCGGTGCCATCTTCGGTCTCATGGGTGCCTTCCTCGTCATTCAGCGCCGGCTCGGCGGACAGGCGACCCAGTTGTTCGTGCTGCTCGGCATCAACCTCGTCATCGGCTTCATCCCGGGCATGAACGTGGCCTGGCAGGCGCACCTCGGGGGTCTCGTCGCCGGTGCGCTCATCGGCCTCATCATGGTCGAGACGCGCAAGCGATCGCAGCAGTCGCTGCAGACCTGGCTGCTGGTCGCCGTGGGCGTGGTGCTGGTGCTGCTGAGCCTTCGCTACGTCTTCTTCCCGATCGCCTGA
- a CDS encoding peptidylprolyl isomerase translates to MPIPTAVATLNTNHGPIKVDLYGDHAPKTVGNFVGLATGEIEWTHPATGEKSTAPLYNGVIFHRIIPGFMIQGGDPLGQGVGGPGYQFDDEITSELDFTEPYVLAMANAGIQMGRGTNGSQFFITVGPTTWLQGKHSIFGKVTDAASQAVVDKLAAVATDGRDKPLEDIVIESITVEQR, encoded by the coding sequence ATGCCGATTCCTACCGCTGTCGCGACGCTCAACACCAACCACGGACCGATCAAGGTCGACCTCTACGGCGACCACGCCCCGAAGACGGTCGGGAACTTCGTCGGGCTCGCCACCGGCGAGATCGAGTGGACCCACCCGGCCACCGGCGAGAAGTCCACCGCGCCCCTCTACAACGGCGTCATCTTCCACCGCATCATCCCCGGCTTCATGATCCAGGGCGGCGACCCGCTCGGCCAGGGTGTCGGCGGCCCGGGTTACCAGTTCGACGACGAGATCACCTCGGAACTCGACTTCACCGAGCCCTACGTGCTCGCCATGGCGAACGCCGGCATCCAGATGGGCCGCGGCACCAACGGCTCGCAGTTCTTCATCACCGTCGGCCCGACCACGTGGCTGCAGGGCAAGCACTCGATCTTCGGCAAGGTCACGGATGCCGCGAGCCAGGCCGTCGTCGACAAGCTCGCCGCTGTGGCGACCGACGGTCGTGACAAGCCTCTCGAAGACATCGTCATCGAGAGCATCACCGTCGAGCAGCGCTGA
- a CDS encoding DNA helicase: MSLSRKRRKELKRLQSNAGELWENQQHVLEHANAVAREASRQLGHLTREEVVPRVRTGYESYVQPNVKRAGKVARAAGDTVERTMGNALGSVLSIGDIANDTRVRRAIERVSPRAAVVVKEKKGPGVGTYLAIGAGIIAAAGVAYAVWQTFRADDELWVADDETVGEASPTV; encoded by the coding sequence ATGAGCCTGTCACGCAAGCGCCGGAAGGAACTCAAGCGACTGCAGAGCAACGCTGGAGAACTCTGGGAGAACCAGCAGCACGTGCTCGAGCACGCCAACGCCGTCGCACGTGAGGCCAGCCGTCAACTCGGTCACCTCACGCGCGAAGAGGTCGTACCACGGGTTCGCACCGGCTACGAGAGCTACGTCCAGCCCAACGTCAAGCGGGCCGGCAAGGTCGCCCGTGCGGCCGGCGACACGGTGGAGCGCACCATGGGCAACGCTCTCGGATCGGTGCTCTCGATCGGTGACATCGCCAATGACACCCGGGTGCGCCGTGCCATCGAGCGCGTCTCGCCTCGCGCGGCCGTCGTCGTCAAGGAGAAGAAGGGCCCGGGTGTGGGCACCTATCTCGCGATCGGCGCCGGCATCATCGCTGCGGCCGGCGTCGCGTATGCCGTCTGGCAGACGTTCCGAGCCGACGACGAGCTCTGGGTCGCCGATGACGAGACGGTAGGCGAGGCCTCCCCCACCGTCTGA
- a CDS encoding NUDIX hydrolase, with protein MDIRIAAYGVIIRDDQILLSHWNEHGRSGWTLPGGGIEGAEHPVAAARREIFEETGYEASVDRLLGIDTMVVPASKRHTGAVPLYAMRVVYRANVVGGELRNEIGGSSDEARWFALGEVPRLKRVSLLDVALRLNAAEPADGVPPTA; from the coding sequence ATGGACATCCGCATCGCTGCGTACGGGGTCATCATCCGCGACGACCAGATTCTGCTCTCGCACTGGAACGAGCACGGGCGCTCGGGTTGGACCCTGCCGGGCGGGGGCATCGAAGGGGCCGAGCACCCCGTCGCCGCGGCACGGCGCGAGATCTTCGAGGAGACGGGGTACGAGGCATCCGTCGATCGGCTGCTCGGCATCGACACGATGGTCGTACCGGCGTCGAAGCGTCACACCGGCGCGGTGCCGCTCTATGCGATGCGCGTCGTCTACCGGGCGAACGTGGTCGGGGGAGAACTCCGCAACGAGATCGGCGGATCGAGCGACGAGGCTCGCTGGTTCGCCCTCGGCGAGGTGCCGCGCCTCAAGCGCGTGAGCCTGCTCGACGTCGCGCTGCGGCTGAACGCGGCTGAGCCGGCCGACGGAGTACCGCCGACCGCGTGA